In Burkholderia gladioli, a genomic segment contains:
- a CDS encoding flavin reductase family protein: protein MFLDPANTPGFKRTLFNAIVAPRPIGWISTVNARGEVNLAPFSHFNLVSTAPPVLMFSCNAPADRHEKDTVTNIRETGEFVTNLVTWALREPMNTSSMNAPYGVDEFELAGLEKAPSVMVKPPRVAASPASMECRLLRIVDIEPTGPGETFSRVVFGRIVGVHLDERFVTEDGRFDTVLAEPLTRLDGNRYATVGKLDELGRPSPRNG from the coding sequence ATGTTTCTCGACCCGGCGAACACGCCCGGCTTCAAGCGCACGCTGTTCAACGCGATCGTGGCGCCGCGCCCGATCGGCTGGATCAGCACCGTCAACGCGCGCGGCGAGGTGAACCTCGCGCCGTTCTCGCATTTCAACCTGGTCTCGACCGCGCCGCCGGTGCTGATGTTCTCCTGCAACGCGCCGGCCGACCGGCACGAGAAGGACACCGTCACCAACATCCGCGAGACCGGCGAATTCGTCACCAACCTCGTCACCTGGGCGCTGCGCGAGCCGATGAACACCAGCTCGATGAACGCGCCCTACGGCGTGGACGAGTTCGAGCTGGCCGGCCTCGAGAAGGCGCCCAGCGTGATGGTGAAGCCGCCGCGCGTGGCGGCCTCGCCGGCCAGCATGGAATGCCGGCTGCTGCGCATCGTCGACATCGAGCCCACCGGGCCCGGCGAGACCTTCAGCCGGGTGGTGTTCGGGCGCATCGTCGGCGTCCATCTGGACGAGCGCTTCGTGACCGAAGACGGCCGCTTCGACACGGTGCTGGCCGAGCCGCTCACGCGCCTGGACGGCAACCGCTACGCCACCGTCGGCAAGCTCGACGAGCTGGGCCGGCCGAGCCCGCGCAACGGCTGA
- a CDS encoding amidohydrolase family protein, whose product MPATPQAPALALFDSHAHLVADDTTRYPRNPMQRSPNAPPRLPGVIGLPGGAHGPNPINEVPDVSRMLPWMDQAGVVEAVAVQKRMIYRYDNSYILDSSDAHPDRFSAVVILDAEAPETPAQVRGYVERHGLAGVRLFGGREADGSMPWLASPRALETWAVANEHGIVMDIEVLARGGGGPSVPAIIALARRFPTLRVVLDHMLEPEAEDDNFGFDERFAPLAAEPNLFFKFTSINLDIYRETGTPADQALRAAVDMFGADRIMWGSDIGTSSGTYADMVQRMLAACARLTPEERHAVLYATGRAVFVKGGARA is encoded by the coding sequence ATGCCTGCCACGCCTCAAGCACCCGCCCTCGCGCTGTTCGATTCGCACGCGCACCTGGTGGCCGACGACACCACCCGCTACCCGCGCAATCCGATGCAGCGTTCGCCCAACGCGCCGCCGCGCCTGCCGGGCGTGATCGGCCTGCCGGGCGGCGCGCACGGCCCGAACCCGATCAACGAGGTGCCGGACGTGTCGCGCATGCTGCCGTGGATGGATCAGGCCGGCGTGGTCGAGGCGGTGGCGGTGCAAAAGCGCATGATCTATCGCTACGACAACAGCTACATCCTCGATTCCTCGGATGCCCATCCCGATCGCTTCTCGGCGGTGGTGATCCTCGACGCCGAGGCGCCGGAAACGCCGGCGCAGGTGCGCGGCTACGTCGAGCGCCACGGCCTGGCCGGCGTGCGCCTGTTCGGCGGCCGCGAGGCCGACGGCTCGATGCCCTGGCTCGCGTCGCCGCGCGCGCTCGAGACCTGGGCGGTGGCCAACGAGCACGGCATCGTGATGGACATCGAGGTGCTGGCGCGCGGCGGCGGCGGGCCCTCGGTGCCGGCCATCATCGCGCTGGCGCGACGCTTCCCGACGCTGCGCGTGGTGCTCGACCACATGCTCGAGCCCGAGGCCGAGGACGACAACTTCGGCTTCGACGAGCGCTTCGCGCCGCTCGCGGCCGAGCCGAACCTGTTCTTCAAGTTCACCTCGATCAACCTCGACATCTATCGCGAAACCGGCACGCCGGCCGATCAGGCGCTGCGCGCGGCGGTCGACATGTTCGGCGCCGATCGCATCATGTGGGGCTCGGATATCGGCACCTCGTCGGGCACCTATGCCGACATGGTGCAGCGCATGCTCGCGGCCTGCGCGCGGCTCACGCCCGAGGAACGCCACGCGGTGCTGTATGCCACCGGTCGCGCGGTGTTCGTGAAGGGCGGGGCCCGCGCCTGA
- a CDS encoding porin yields MKTSLALIGAAACGFACAAQAQGSVTLYGIVDAGYRYNSNAGGAPQHAIAGGNESASRFGITGNEELGGGYRAVFTLENGFTTTTGALQAGLMFGRQAFVGLGTPYGTVTLGRQYLTLSSYLGQFASGTDWAARGAGWGYHPAGLDDVDGTERANNAIKYVSPRYRGLQLGATYSLGGVAGQVTRNEMISAGADYQQGPFKFAAAYLYVKNPNFALFGNNATSSATGNNFTSPIFSGYATAGSQREFGAGTAYELGHFTLGAIYTRTSFADLGATPVTGASLPAAERGKTATFNTAEANLKYRLTPALQFGIAYAYTRVSSFAGQSGASYQQWNLGADYSLSKRTDLYCVLLHEKAAGIDSTGHAAVAALTFATPSASDAQTGFTVGIRHLF; encoded by the coding sequence ATGAAGACATCGCTGGCGCTGATCGGCGCCGCTGCCTGCGGCTTTGCCTGTGCCGCGCAGGCCCAGGGCAGCGTGACCCTGTACGGCATCGTCGATGCCGGTTATCGCTACAACAGCAATGCCGGCGGCGCGCCGCAGCACGCCATCGCGGGCGGCAACGAGAGCGCCTCGCGCTTCGGCATCACCGGCAACGAGGAACTGGGCGGCGGTTATCGCGCCGTGTTCACCCTGGAGAACGGCTTCACCACCACCACCGGCGCGCTGCAGGCCGGGCTGATGTTCGGCCGGCAGGCTTTCGTCGGGCTTGGCACGCCTTACGGCACCGTCACGCTGGGGCGCCAGTACCTGACGCTGTCGAGCTATCTCGGCCAGTTCGCCTCGGGCACCGACTGGGCCGCGCGCGGCGCCGGCTGGGGTTATCACCCGGCGGGCCTGGACGACGTGGACGGCACCGAGCGCGCCAACAACGCGATCAAGTACGTGAGCCCGCGCTATCGCGGCCTGCAACTGGGGGCGACCTACAGCCTGGGCGGCGTGGCGGGGCAGGTCACGCGCAACGAGATGATCTCGGCCGGCGCCGACTACCAGCAGGGCCCCTTCAAGTTCGCGGCGGCCTATCTGTACGTGAAGAATCCGAACTTCGCGCTGTTCGGCAACAACGCCACCAGCAGCGCGACCGGCAACAACTTCACCAGCCCGATCTTCAGCGGTTATGCCACGGCCGGCTCGCAGCGCGAGTTCGGCGCCGGCACCGCGTACGAGCTCGGCCACTTCACGCTGGGCGCGATCTACACGCGCACCAGCTTCGCCGACCTGGGCGCCACGCCCGTGACGGGCGCGAGCCTGCCCGCGGCCGAGCGCGGCAAGACGGCGACCTTCAACACCGCCGAGGCCAACCTCAAGTACCGCCTCACGCCGGCCTTGCAGTTCGGCATCGCCTACGCCTACACGCGCGTGAGTTCGTTCGCCGGCCAGAGCGGCGCGAGCTACCAGCAATGGAACCTCGGCGCCGACTATTCGCTGTCCAAGCGCACCGACCTGTATTGCGTGCTGCTGCACGAGAAGGCCGCCGGCATCGATTCCACCGGCCATGCCGCGGTGGCCGCGCTGACCTTCGCCACCCCATCGGCCAGCGATGCCCAGACCGGCTTCACGGTCGGCATCCGCCACCTGTTCTGA
- a CDS encoding MFS transporter, giving the protein MEISLAAAAQPDTAHDERLIRHVWWRIMPLIMVTYLVSVIDKMNVSFAKLQMVHQIGLTETAYGLASSLFFIGYLIFEIPSALGVHRFGAPKWIFRIMLSWGIATVLLAYTASGSMFAALRFLVGSAEAGLYPGVVYYLTVWLPRRYQVRAVALLTLGSALGNMLGSAFGGMLLSLDGTLGHAGWQWVFIVTGAFALLLSPIVLLRLPASIETAGFLDAAERQRLARMVAQEAPSTNHEGNVWAVLRDRVVMLFALGYTLLLTSLYGIIYWLPTVIKGFGVSSSFNGLLTMIPWALTAILLLTVPRLLKREGQVRVAAAAIGTIGCLAFVVSLLVSDPAWRYVALVFGTPCTSLLLPCFWSLPSKYFSGRRAAASLAAISSIGNFGGFLAQNAMPWIGKALGHASYAMLLPALCLLLLGATAFAMERASRRAASASAAR; this is encoded by the coding sequence ATGGAGATTTCCCTGGCCGCGGCGGCCCAGCCCGATACCGCGCACGACGAGCGCCTGATCCGGCACGTCTGGTGGCGCATCATGCCGCTGATCATGGTGACCTACCTGGTATCGGTCATCGACAAGATGAACGTCAGCTTCGCCAAGCTGCAGATGGTCCACCAGATCGGCCTGACCGAGACCGCCTACGGGCTGGCCTCCTCGCTGTTCTTCATCGGCTACCTGATCTTCGAGATCCCCAGCGCGCTCGGCGTGCATCGCTTCGGCGCGCCGAAGTGGATCTTCCGCATCATGCTGAGCTGGGGCATCGCCACCGTGCTGCTGGCCTATACCGCCTCGGGCTCGATGTTCGCGGCGCTGCGCTTCCTGGTGGGCAGCGCCGAGGCGGGGCTCTATCCGGGCGTGGTGTATTACCTGACGGTCTGGCTGCCGCGCCGCTACCAGGTGCGCGCGGTGGCCCTGCTCACGCTGGGCAGCGCGCTGGGCAACATGCTCGGCTCGGCCTTCGGCGGCATGCTGCTGTCGCTGGACGGCACGCTGGGCCATGCAGGCTGGCAATGGGTGTTCATCGTGACCGGCGCCTTCGCCCTGCTGCTCTCGCCGATCGTGCTGCTGCGCCTGCCCGCCAGCATCGAGACGGCCGGCTTCCTCGACGCGGCCGAGCGCCAGCGACTGGCGCGCATGGTGGCCCAGGAGGCGCCCTCCACCAACCACGAGGGCAATGTCTGGGCGGTGCTGCGCGACCGCGTGGTGATGCTGTTCGCGCTCGGCTACACGCTGCTGCTGACCTCGCTGTACGGGATCATTTACTGGCTGCCGACGGTGATCAAGGGCTTCGGCGTGTCGAGCTCGTTCAACGGCCTGCTGACCATGATCCCCTGGGCGCTCACGGCGATCCTGCTGCTCACCGTGCCGCGCCTGCTCAAGCGCGAGGGCCAGGTGCGGGTGGCGGCCGCCGCGATCGGCACCATCGGCTGCCTGGCCTTCGTGGTCAGCCTGCTGGTGAGCGACCCGGCCTGGCGCTACGTCGCGCTGGTGTTCGGCACGCCCTGCACCTCGCTGCTGCTGCCCTGCTTCTGGTCGCTGCCCTCGAAGTACTTCAGCGGCCGGCGCGCCGCGGCGAGCCTGGCCGCGATCAGCAGCATCGGCAACTTCGGCGGCTTCCTCGCGCAGAACGCGATGCCCTGGATCGGCAAGGCGCTCGGCCACGCCAGCTACGCGATGCTGCTGCCCGCGCTGTGCCTGCTGCTGCTCGGCGCCACCGCGTTCGCGATGGAGCGCGCCAGCCGCCGCGCCGCATCGGCCAGCGCCGCGCGCTGA
- a CDS encoding HpcH/HpaI aldolase family protein, which produces MQTSLPRQIGTFVKTGAPQIIEILGGAGLHFAVIDAEHAPFDRATLDIMVIAARSVALPLFVRIADMQPATVQSALDLGVSGLLVPHVDSAEHARRLVARTRFLDGERGYSSSPRFAGYGAMGMKRAVEAGNGTTVICQIESRAGCAAAAEIAAVDGVAGLFVGRADLALSFGLADARAPEVMQATVEVLDIARRAGKIGGVAIGESQECGEFEPMGASWFVVGSDQALLRRGALAMMA; this is translated from the coding sequence ATGCAAACCAGCCTCCCGCGCCAGATCGGCACCTTCGTCAAGACCGGCGCGCCGCAGATCATCGAGATCCTCGGCGGCGCCGGCCTCCACTTCGCCGTGATCGACGCCGAGCACGCGCCCTTCGATCGCGCCACGCTCGACATCATGGTGATCGCCGCGCGCTCGGTGGCGCTGCCGCTGTTCGTCAGGATTGCCGACATGCAGCCGGCCACCGTGCAGTCCGCGCTCGATCTCGGCGTGTCGGGCCTGCTGGTGCCGCATGTCGATTCGGCCGAGCACGCGCGGCGCCTGGTGGCGCGCACGCGCTTCCTCGACGGCGAGCGCGGTTATTCGAGTTCGCCGCGCTTCGCCGGCTACGGCGCGATGGGCATGAAGCGTGCGGTCGAGGCCGGCAACGGCACCACGGTGATCTGCCAGATCGAGAGCCGCGCCGGCTGCGCGGCGGCCGCCGAGATCGCCGCGGTGGACGGCGTGGCGGGGCTGTTCGTCGGCCGCGCCGATCTCGCGCTGTCCTTCGGGCTCGCCGATGCGCGCGCGCCCGAGGTGATGCAGGCCACCGTCGAGGTGCTCGACATCGCGCGCCGCGCCGGCAAGATCGGCGGCGTCGCGATCGGCGAGAGCCAGGAATGCGGCGAGTTCGAGCCGATGGGCGCGAGCTGGTTCGTGGTCGGCTCGGACCAGGCGCTGCTGCGCCGTGGCGCGCTCGCGATGATGGCCTGA
- a CDS encoding DNA-binding transcriptional regulator, which produces MAERDSSIRAVERAIALLRALNQMPVSTLDGLHQSTTLPKPTLVRLLRTFEELGLVARGARPGEYRLLDGVNALNSGYHHVPRVVEIAGPLVRALTEEIKWPIALGMLDVDALVVRHSTIPYSPLSLLHSSINMRLSLVSRALGRAYLAFCSPEEQEMLLEIVRQSHHPEDRLAHDREAVQAMLEQTRQRGYGLRDATVRPVSGTLAVPVIAKDFVVASIGLTWFSSALTVDKVVERYLHRLQDVSRRISEQL; this is translated from the coding sequence ATGGCGGAACGCGATTCGTCGATCCGCGCGGTCGAGCGGGCCATTGCCCTGCTGCGCGCGCTCAACCAGATGCCGGTCTCGACGCTCGACGGCCTGCATCAGTCCACCACCCTGCCCAAGCCGACCCTGGTGCGGCTGCTGCGCACCTTCGAGGAACTGGGCCTGGTCGCGCGCGGCGCGCGCCCCGGCGAATACCGCCTGCTCGACGGCGTCAACGCGCTGAACTCGGGTTATCACCACGTGCCGCGCGTGGTCGAGATCGCCGGGCCGCTGGTGCGCGCGCTGACCGAGGAAATCAAATGGCCGATCGCCCTGGGCATGCTCGACGTCGATGCGCTGGTGGTGCGCCACAGCACCATTCCCTATTCGCCGCTGTCGCTGCTGCACTCATCGATCAACATGCGGCTGAGCCTGGTGTCGCGCGCGCTCGGGCGTGCCTACCTGGCGTTCTGCTCGCCGGAGGAACAGGAGATGCTGCTGGAGATCGTGCGCCAGAGCCATCATCCCGAGGATCGTCTCGCCCACGACCGCGAGGCCGTGCAGGCGATGCTGGAGCAAACGCGCCAGCGCGGCTACGGCCTGCGCGACGCCACCGTGCGACCCGTGTCGGGCACGCTCGCGGTGCCGGTGATCGCGAAGGATTTCGTGGTGGCCTCGATCGGGCTGACCTGGTTCTCGTCCGCGCTGACGGTCGACAAGGTGGTCGAGCGTTATCTGCATCGCCTGCAGGACGTCTCGCGGCGCATCTCCGAGCAGTTGTAG
- a CDS encoding glucose 1-dehydrogenase yields the protein MAKLEGKVALVTGASKGIGAAIAKALAAEGASVVVGYASSKSGAEAVAAEIREAGGRAVAVGGDVSKAADAAKLVQAAIDEFGALHTVVNNSGVYAFSALEDITEDDFHRQFNTNVLGLLLVTQAASKHLGEGASVINISSAATRITPATTAVYTGTKGAVDAITNVLALELAPRKIRVNAINPGYVETEGTHAAGIAGSEMEAQFVAQTPLGRAGQPDDIAGVAVFLASDDARWISGEHLLAAGGLR from the coding sequence ATGGCCAAGCTCGAAGGAAAGGTCGCACTCGTCACGGGTGCCTCGAAGGGAATCGGCGCGGCAATCGCCAAGGCGCTCGCCGCCGAGGGCGCATCCGTGGTGGTCGGTTACGCCAGCAGCAAGTCGGGCGCGGAAGCCGTGGCCGCCGAGATCCGCGAAGCCGGCGGACGCGCGGTGGCGGTGGGCGGCGACGTGTCGAAGGCGGCCGATGCCGCCAAGCTGGTGCAGGCCGCGATCGACGAATTCGGCGCGCTGCATACCGTCGTCAACAACTCGGGCGTGTATGCCTTCTCGGCGCTGGAAGACATCACCGAGGACGATTTCCATCGTCAGTTCAATACCAACGTGCTGGGCCTGCTGCTGGTCACGCAGGCCGCCTCGAAGCACCTGGGCGAAGGCGCGAGCGTGATCAACATCAGCTCGGCGGCGACGCGGATCACCCCCGCCACCACCGCCGTCTATACCGGCACCAAGGGCGCGGTGGATGCGATCACCAACGTGCTGGCGCTGGAGCTCGCGCCGCGCAAGATCCGCGTCAACGCGATCAACCCCGGTTATGTCGAGACGGAAGGCACGCACGCGGCCGGCATCGCGGGCTCCGAGATGGAAGCGCAGTTCGTGGCGCAAACGCCGCTGGGCCGCGCCGGCCAACCCGACGACATCGCCGGCGTGGCCGTGTTCCTGGCCTCGGACGACGCGCGCTGGATCAGCGGCGAGCATCTGCTCGCGGCCGGCGGCCTGCGCTGA
- a CDS encoding methyl-accepting chemotaxis protein, with amino-acid sequence MSSLRSRILIISSATVIGALALSGAAAYFTVRANTMETIAQNLDAIAGANTLAIDKWVEAKAQAVKASAEDVEHGDPQGFVKHMGRASGFPITTVGWSDKSFFSTTSTAPGYDPTARPWYKAALAAGTLVVTKPYGDSSTGAPYVSFSAPMMRNGAADGVVSGAVPLEGVREVVSTVHPTPASLAFVVTRDGQVIAHPDAKLALKPATDIAEALTPAALASLAQAGAPMEIALGGVVKLLKAQPVAGTDWYLVIALDKAEATAGLSRVLRTLGVAMLLLTLAAVGLAAFFTSNSFRSLSRVRDAMDTIGSGGGDLTHRLPVAGRDEVAQISASFNAFVDKISAVLHDVKSGVDSMKLATDEIEMGNRDLSQRTETSASNLQHTSAALTELTASVKQSAESAMEASRLATSASEAAARGGAVVTSAVSTMDEIARASARITEIIGVIDGIAFQTNILALNAAVEAARAGEHGRGFAVVAGEVRTLAQRCATAAREIKDLIQSSEASVDTGAQRVQAAGAAMREIVEGIERVNRVIGEIDGAMNEQSTGISQIDRSVAEMDQATQQNAALVEQSTAASATLNEQAHGLSGIVGLFRLRQAAAA; translated from the coding sequence ATGTCCTCACTCCGAAGCCGCATCCTGATCATCTCCTCCGCCACCGTGATCGGCGCGCTCGCGCTGTCGGGCGCCGCCGCCTACTTCACGGTGCGCGCCAACACGATGGAAACCATCGCGCAGAACCTGGACGCGATCGCCGGCGCCAACACGCTGGCGATCGACAAGTGGGTGGAGGCCAAGGCGCAGGCGGTCAAGGCCTCGGCCGAGGACGTCGAGCACGGCGATCCGCAAGGTTTCGTCAAGCACATGGGCCGCGCCAGCGGCTTCCCGATCACCACGGTCGGCTGGAGCGACAAGAGCTTTTTCTCGACCACCAGCACCGCGCCGGGCTACGACCCGACCGCGCGCCCCTGGTACAAGGCCGCGCTGGCCGCGGGCACGCTGGTGGTCACCAAGCCCTATGGCGACTCCTCGACGGGTGCGCCCTACGTGTCGTTCTCCGCGCCGATGATGCGCAACGGCGCGGCCGACGGCGTGGTCAGCGGCGCGGTGCCGCTCGAGGGCGTGCGCGAGGTGGTGTCCACCGTGCATCCGACGCCCGCCAGCCTGGCCTTCGTGGTGACGCGCGACGGCCAGGTCATCGCGCACCCGGACGCCAAGCTCGCGCTCAAGCCCGCCACCGATATCGCCGAGGCGCTCACGCCCGCCGCGCTCGCCTCGCTGGCCCAGGCCGGCGCGCCGATGGAGATCGCGCTGGGCGGCGTGGTGAAGCTGCTCAAGGCCCAGCCGGTGGCCGGCACCGACTGGTACCTGGTGATCGCGCTCGACAAGGCCGAGGCCACCGCGGGACTGAGCCGGGTGCTGCGCACGCTGGGCGTGGCGATGCTGCTGCTGACGCTGGCCGCGGTCGGCCTCGCGGCCTTCTTCACCTCGAACTCGTTCCGCAGCCTGTCGCGGGTGCGCGACGCGATGGACACCATCGGCTCGGGCGGCGGCGACCTCACGCATCGCCTGCCGGTGGCCGGCCGCGATGAGGTGGCGCAGATCTCGGCCTCCTTCAATGCCTTCGTCGACAAGATCAGCGCGGTGCTGCACGACGTGAAGTCCGGCGTGGACAGCATGAAGCTGGCCACCGACGAAATCGAAATGGGCAATCGCGACCTGTCGCAACGCACCGAGACTTCGGCCAGCAACCTGCAACACACCTCGGCCGCACTCACCGAACTGACCGCGAGCGTGAAGCAGTCGGCGGAATCGGCGATGGAAGCCTCGCGGCTCGCGACCTCGGCCAGCGAGGCGGCGGCGCGCGGCGGCGCGGTGGTGACCAGCGCGGTCAGCACGATGGACGAGATCGCCCGCGCCTCGGCACGCATCACCGAGATCATCGGCGTGATCGACGGCATCGCCTTCCAGACCAATATCCTGGCGCTGAACGCGGCGGTGGAGGCGGCGCGCGCCGGCGAGCACGGCCGCGGCTTCGCGGTGGTGGCGGGCGAGGTGCGCACGCTCGCCCAGCGCTGCGCGACGGCCGCGCGCGAGATCAAGGACCTGATCCAGTCCTCGGAAGCCAGCGTCGATACCGGCGCGCAACGCGTGCAGGCGGCCGGCGCGGCGATGCGCGAGATCGTCGAGGGCATCGAGCGCGTCAATCGCGTGATCGGCGAGATCGACGGCGCGATGAACGAGCAGAGCACCGGCATCAGCCAGATCGATCGCAGCGTCGCCGAGATGGACCAGGCCACGCAGCAGAACGCGGCGCTGGTCGAGCAGTCGACCGCCGCCTCGGCGACGCTCAACGAACAGGCGCATGGCCTGTCGGGGATCGTGGGGCTGTTCCGGTTGCGGCAAGCGGCGGCGGCCTGA
- a CDS encoding M24 family metallopeptidase has product MNPHDNPLEAVGPHYDAAQMLIAREHTRAAVEAIAAAMQPGMAESEAIETAKDILADMGLLRGWHDVYVRFGSNTVQIGGAPADPHRVLGEDDIFLVDIGPCWQHWEGDGGDTFVTGSNREMARCAEDVKAIFHEVRRHWLSTGATGRQLYEFAKASTERRGWELNFDLPGHRIADFPHKAIVNVPLSGIEFRPSQQLWVLEIHIRDKDRRFGAFFEDMLLDDSYFER; this is encoded by the coding sequence ATGAACCCGCACGACAATCCGCTCGAGGCCGTGGGCCCGCATTACGACGCCGCCCAGATGCTGATCGCGCGCGAGCACACGCGCGCCGCCGTCGAGGCGATCGCCGCCGCCATGCAACCGGGCATGGCCGAATCCGAGGCGATCGAGACCGCCAAGGACATCCTGGCCGACATGGGGCTGCTGCGAGGCTGGCACGACGTGTACGTCCGTTTCGGCAGCAACACCGTGCAGATCGGCGGCGCGCCGGCCGACCCGCACCGCGTGCTGGGCGAGGACGACATCTTCCTGGTCGACATCGGGCCTTGCTGGCAGCACTGGGAGGGCGACGGCGGCGACACCTTCGTGACCGGCTCGAACCGGGAGATGGCGCGCTGCGCCGAGGACGTCAAGGCGATCTTCCACGAAGTGCGCCGCCACTGGCTGAGCACCGGCGCGACCGGCAGGCAGCTCTACGAGTTCGCGAAAGCCAGTACAGAGCGGCGTGGCTGGGAGCTGAACTTCGACTTGCCGGGGCATCGCATCGCCGATTTTCCGCACAAGGCCATCGTCAACGTGCCCTTGTCCGGCATCGAATTTCGTCCCTCGCAGCAGCTGTGGGTTCTCGAGATCCATATCCGCGACAAGGACCGTCGCTTCGGCGCGTTCTTCGAGGACATGCTGCTCGACGATTCGTATTTCGAGCGATGA
- a CDS encoding FAD-binding oxidoreductase — protein sequence MQALVQSLEHRGGSVVILGLSPVDTPLHYQEGQYLSIALPGTDAHRSYSMASPCRADGRIELHIRLHEHGLFSRMLREQIGVGSTLALSGPYGDCIWRVPADQDAKVILLATGTGIAPLKAMIERHLATAVRNEVWLYWGGDRPGDLYAADVLRSLEREYRHFHFVPVMRTASPAWEGATGFVQDVAAAAHPSLDDAYVFACGAPAMVRMARERLVSRCGLPEDRFFFDAFEASAAAAVIDASPDASITVAVSLPDGTRRFLRCQVGASLMQALAAEHVVEAICGGNQSCGTCRVRIDETDLPRLPPISRAEKRLLGALAASGPFDRLSCQLDMRAEHEGLRLTIPPKDF from the coding sequence ATGCAGGCGCTGGTACAGAGCCTCGAACATCGAGGCGGATCCGTCGTGATCCTGGGTTTGTCCCCGGTGGACACGCCCTTGCACTATCAGGAAGGGCAATACCTGAGCATCGCGTTGCCGGGCACGGACGCGCATCGTTCCTATTCGATGGCTTCGCCTTGCCGCGCCGACGGCAGGATCGAACTCCACATCCGCCTGCATGAACACGGCCTGTTTTCGCGCATGCTGCGCGAGCAGATCGGGGTCGGCAGCACGCTGGCGTTGTCCGGGCCCTACGGCGATTGCATCTGGCGGGTCCCGGCCGATCAGGATGCCAAAGTGATCCTGCTGGCGACCGGAACCGGCATCGCGCCGCTCAAGGCGATGATCGAGAGGCACCTCGCGACGGCCGTGCGCAACGAAGTCTGGTTGTACTGGGGCGGCGACCGGCCCGGCGATCTCTACGCGGCCGACGTCTTGCGCTCGCTCGAGCGCGAGTACCGCCATTTCCATTTCGTGCCGGTCATGCGTACCGCGAGCCCGGCTTGGGAGGGCGCGACGGGTTTCGTCCAGGACGTGGCGGCCGCCGCCCATCCTTCGCTCGACGACGCGTATGTGTTCGCGTGCGGGGCGCCGGCCATGGTGCGAATGGCGCGCGAGCGACTGGTATCGCGCTGTGGCCTGCCCGAGGACAGGTTCTTCTTCGATGCGTTCGAGGCGTCCGCGGCTGCCGCCGTGATCGACGCGTCGCCTGACGCGAGCATCACGGTTGCCGTGTCGCTGCCCGACGGGACGCGCCGATTCCTGCGCTGCCAGGTCGGCGCGTCGCTGATGCAGGCGCTCGCCGCCGAGCACGTCGTGGAGGCCATCTGCGGCGGCAACCAGTCATGCGGCACCTGCCGCGTGAGGATCGACGAGACAGACCTGCCGAGGCTGCCGCCGATCTCGAGAGCCGAGAAGCGCCTGCTCGGCGCGCTTGCCGCCAGCGGGCCATTCGACCGGCTTTCCTGCCAACTGGACATGCGAGCCGAGCACGAAGGCCTGCGGCTGACCATACCCCCGAAAGACTTTTGA